TACCAAAACAGTCCTAAATTCATCAAATTTGCTTTAGGAGAAAATGTAAAACAAGCCAATTGGGGAGACAATGCTAAAACGCGTTTTCCGCAAACCAGAATGGGTGTTGAGCAAGTGTTTACAGATTACTTCCAACGTGCCCAAGAGTATGATGCTTTAAAGAAAAGTGGCAAACCTTACCGTAAAGATTTAGAGTTAGAAACTATTGCCGAAATTTTAAATAAAGAACGTTTTGTTTCTTGTCACTCTTACGTGCAAAGTGAGATTAATATGCTAATGAAGGTTGCCGAAAAATTCAATTTTAGAATCAACACATTTACCCATATTTTAGAAGGTTACAAAGTAGCTGACAAAATGGTAGAACACGGTGTTGGAGGCTCTACATTCTCTGACTGGTGGGCTTATAAGTATGAGGTTAACGATGCTATCCCATTTAACGCACCAATCATGCACAATGCTGGTGTTTTAGTGGCTATTAATAGTGATGATGCAGAGATGTCTAGACGTTTAAATCAAGAAGCTGCTAAATCTGTAAAATATGGAGATATTAGCGAAGAAGACGCTTGGAAATTTGTAACATTAAATCCTGCTAAATTATTACATATCGATGATCGCGTGGGTAGTATTAAAGTTGGTAAAGATGCAGATGTTGTGTTATGGAGTGATAACCCATTATCTATTTACGCTAAAGCTGAAAAAACAATCATAGAAGGAACTGTTTATTTTGATTTAGAGCGTGATGCTAAACTAAGAGAGACTCTTAAAAAGGAAAAAAACGAATTAACCATGCTAATGCTGCAGGCTAAAAACAAAGGGTTAAAAACAAAACCTATTGAGAAAAAAGAAAAAGAGCTATTGCATTGTGATTCTATTGACCACCAACAGTAGTCAATACCTAAAGTAAAACGTAAAATATACACTCATAAAATTTTTCGCTTAAGCGGAAATAAAACGATAATAAATCATGAGAACACTCAAAATATTAATCCTGACGTTATGTGTTTCGGCAATTAGTTTTGCACAACAAACGCCTGGAGATAAACAAACCCAAGCCATTACTATTGAAGGTGCCACTGCACATTTAGGAAACGGTGATGTTATTGAAAACGCTTTAATAATGTTTGAAAACGGTACTCTAACTTTTGTTGGTAGTGCTAACACAAAAATTGCAAGACAAGGAACTGTTATTGATGCCAAAGGTAAACACGTGTATCCTGGCTTTATTGCACCAAATGCAACTTTAGGTTTAGTTGAAGTCGATGCTGTACGTGCAAGTGATGACGAAGACGAAGTTGGCGCTATGAATCCGCACATCCGTAGTCTTATTGCTTATAATACCGAATCTAAAGTAGTAGAATCTATGAGACCTAACGGTGTTTTAATGGCGCAAATCACACCTCGTGGTGGACGTATCTCTGGAACATCAAGTGTTGTACAATTAGATGCTTGGAACTGGGAAGATGCAGCAATTAAGGCTGATGATGCGATTCACTTAAACTGGCCAAGCAACTACTCTAGAGGACGCTGGTGGTTAGGAGAATCAAATGTTTTAAAAGAAAACAAAAACTACGCTAAAGAGATTGAAGAATTAACCAACTACTTTGCACAAAGCAAAGCCTATAACGCTAATAAAACGACACCAAAAGATTTACCTTTTGAAGCGTTAAACGGTTTAATGGATGGTAGTAAAAGACTTTTTGTACATGTAGATTATGAAAAAGGAATTACAGATGCAATCAATTTTGCTAAAGCAGAAAACATAAAACACCTTGTTATTGTTGGTGGTTATGAAGCTAATAATGTTGCCGCCCTATTAAAGCAAAACAACATCCCAGTATTATTACAACGTACACATTCTAGACCAAAAGGAGACGATCATGATTACGACTTGCCATACAAATTAGCAACGCAATTAGTAAATTCAGGTATTTTAGTTGGTTTAGAAAATGCTGGAGATATGGAACGTATGAACACTAGAAATTTACCATTTTTAGCTGGGACAACCGTAGCACACGGATTAACAAAAGCACAAGCACTAAGCTTAATAACATTAAACACTGCTAAAATATTGGGTGTAGATGATACAGTAGGCTCTTTAGAAGTTGGTAAAGACGCTACCCTTTTTATTAGCCAAGGTGATGCTTTAGACATGAGAACAAACAAACTGGACCAAGCTTTTATCCAAGGTCGTACTATTAGCTTAGAAACGCACCAAACAGAATTATACAAGCGTTATTCTGAGAAGTATAAGAACAAATAAATTTAAAAACTATTAAGACACTTCGACTGCGCTCAGTGTGACAACAACACTACTAATTATCATTTTAGCACCAATGTCAGGCTGAGTGCAGTCGAGGACCTTGTAAAACAAAAAACTTAATACTATATAAGCACTTCGACTGCGCTCAGTGTGACAACAATACTAATAATCATCATACTATCACTAATGTCAGGCTGAGCGCAGTCGAAGACCTTTTAAACATAAAACTTAATACTATATAAGCACTTCGACTCCGCTCAGTGTGACAGCAATAGTACTAATTATCATTTTAATACCAATGTCAGTCTGAGCGCAGTCGAAGACCTTGTAAAACAAAAAAAACTTAATACTATATAAGCACTTCGACTGCGCTCAGTGTGACAACAACACTACTAATAATCATTTTAGTACCAATGTCAGGCTGAGCGCAGTCGAGGACCTTGTAAAACAAAAAACTTAATACTATATAAGCACTTCGACTGCGCTCAGTGTGACAACAATACTAATAATCATCATACTATCACTAATGTCAGGCTGAGCGCAGTCGAAGACCTTTTAAACATAAAACTTAATACTATATAAGCACTTCGACTCCGCTCAGTGTGACAGCAACATTACTAATTATCATTTTAATACCAATGTCAGTCTGAGCGCAGTCGAAGACCTTGTAAAACAAAAAAAACTTAATACTATATAAGCACTTCGACTGCGCTCAGTGGGACAACAACACTAATAATCATCATTTTAATACCAATGTCAGGCTGAGCGCAGTCGAAGACCTTAAAACTAAACAAACACAAATGCATTTTTATTTTGTCTACATATTAAAATGCTCAGACAATTCGTTCTACACAGGAATAACAAACAACCTCGAAAAACGACTTAATGAGCACCAATCTGGTAAAAACAGAAATAGCTATACTTATAAAAAGAGACCTGTCGATTGCCTATTTCACCAACAGTTTAATGATGTAATCCAAGCCATTTATTTTGAAAAGAAAATTAAAGGTTGGACAAGAGCCAAAAAAGAAGCTCTAATTAATAAGGACTTTGATTTACTTAAAATTTTATCTGAATGTAGGAATGCAACACATTATAAATACAATGGTATCTAAGTCAATAAAATAAGCACTTCGACTCCGCTCTGTGTGACAGCAACATTACTAATCATCATTTTAGTACCAATGTCAGTCTGAGCCCAGTCCAAGACCTTTTAAACATAAAACATTAACATAATTCAACACTAAATGAGCACTTCGACTGCGCTCAGTGTGACAGCAATACTACTAATTATCATTTTAATACCAATGTCAGGCTGAGCGGAGTCGAGGACCTTTTAAAACAAAAAACTTAATACTATATAAACATTTCGACTGCGCTCAGTGTGACAACAACACTACTAATCATCATTTTAGTACCAATGTCAGTCTGAGCGCAGTCGAAGACCTAGTAAAACAAAAAACTTAATACTATATAAGCACTTCGACTGCGCTAAGTGTGACAACAACACTAATAATCATCATTTTAATACCAATGTCAGGCTGAGCACAGTGGAAGACCTTGTAAACAAGAAGCATATACTAAATAAGCACTTCGACTGCGCTCAGTGTGACAACAACACTACTAATCATCATTTTAGTACCAATGTCAGTCTGAGCGCAGTCGAAGACCTTGTAAAACAAAAAAACTTAATACTATATAAGCACTTCGACTGCGCTAAGTGTGACAACAACACTAATAATCATCATTTTAATACCAATGTCAGGCTGAGCGCAGTCGAAGACCTTGTAAAACAAAAAAACTTAATACTATATAAGCACTTCGACTGCGCTCAGTGTGACAATTAAATTAACAAAATAACCTTAAACAAAGAAAGCGACCCGATGGGTCGCTTTCTTATTAAATTTATAACAATACTTACTCCACTACAGTAGCAGCTTCTGGCTTTTCAAATGTATTAGCACCTAATGCTTGCTTAGATAAAGTAACATCAGTAAACTGTAAATCGTTACGTTTTTTAACTGGTAAATTCTCTTCAACAATATACCATGTTAAAGTCTCAGGTAATACAATACCTTCAATTGTATGCCAATTGCTATATTTAATAAATGACCATTTTTCGCTTTTAGCTTTACTATTAAAAGTAACAGTATACGCTAACCACTCCATTTTAAATGTTGTTGGGTTATAATAAAGTATGTACTCATCATCAGAAGACTCTCCTACGCCATTATCATAACTAATTTTAATTCCAGGATACTCTACACCTTCAAAACTTAACGGTTTTGCATCCTCATAATTAATCCCTTTATCTGCTAGCACAAATGGCATTGTATGAAAATAGAACATTAAATTGTAATAAAACTTTGGGTTACCTTTATAAACCTCATCACTTTTAGCATCTAACCAAACGGTCTTACCATCATATCCTAAAACGTGATCTGGCATTGTAATTATAGACTGTCTAGATTTTAAATTCACAGCAGTTACCTCTTTACCGTTTGGCTTATTCATTGTAAATGAAACAGATTGCATCTGGTTCCAATTATCAATACCTCCATGTGCTTCAAATACTTTTGAAATATTTTCAGGATAATTTGACTTAGCAACTACAGGCGTTGCTTTAGGTAGCTCTGAAGCTTTCTCTGTCATTGTTTTAGTTTCATTTTTACATGAAATAAAAAGTAAACCAATACATAAAGTATAAAATAAGTGTTTCATTTAAAATTGTTTTTTTTTTAGAATTCTAACTTCTGTCGCAAGTAATTAGCTTTACTTACAAAAAAAGCTCCAGTAATTAACTGAAGCTTTTGATATATTATAAGAGTGTGTAATCTACTCTACAAATGTTGCTTTTTCTGGCTTAACAAATTGTGCAGCCTCAGGTGCCGTTTTTGTGATTTTTACATCTGTAAACGTATTTGGCGCTTTAGGTGTTGTTGGTTTATCATCTTTAAATCCATAACCTGTAATGGTTTTAGGTAAGATCAATCCATTAACCTCTTGCCAATCACTGTAACGTCTAAAATGTAATTCTTTAGTATCAATTCCTGGTACAAAATTTACTGTATACCCTAACCATTCCATTTTAAAAGTCTCAGGGTTATAATATAAAATATAAATATCTTCAGGTGTTGCTCCTACTCCATTATCATAAGATATTTTAATTCCTGGGTAAGTGACACCTTCAAAAGTAAGTGACTCTGCATCAGAGAATTTAATTCCGTCGTCAGACAAAATAAAAGGCATAGTGTAAAAGTAGAACATTAAGTTATATCCAAATTTAGGATCATAACCTTTAAACTCTTTACCTGTTTTATTTAAAAACCAAGGTTTCTGTCCATCAAATCCGATTGCATAATTTTCAGATTTAAGCAATGCTTTTCTGTTATTTAAATCTGTAATTGTAACTTCTTTTCCATCAGGCTTATCTTGAGTAAACTCTAAAGACTTCATAGATTTCCAAAGGGCTACACCTCCATGTGCATCAAATACTTTTGTTAATTTTTCTGGGTACGTTTTTGTTTTTACCGCCACCATCTTTTTAGTAGTATCGGCTTCAACTTTAGCTTCAGTTTTTGTTTCAGTCTTACAAGAAAACAAAATTAAGGCTAGGGATAATGTGTAAAATAAGTGCTTCATTTTAAAAAATTGGTTTTTAGTATTCTATACTAAGTCGAAAGTAATTATAATTACTTACACAAAAAAGTTACGAAACTTATATTAAAAAATAGCCACCCATTTTTATAGTATTAATTATTTTTTAGCATTTAAATTATTGAATTTTCATCTTTTAAACCCAATCTTTTAAAGGACAAACTCCTATAACTATGTATACTGCGAGATTTACCTTAAATTTGCAATCTTCATTACAAGATATAAATGGCAAATAAACAGATTAGCAGTACTCAAAATCAATTAATTAAACATATCGTTTTATTAAAAGAGAAATCGCGTGAACGAAAAAAAACAGGAACTTTTATTATTGAAGGCGAACGCGAAATACAATTAGCTCTAACTGGTCAGTACGTTATTGAAACCATTTTTTATTTCCCTGACATTTATGATGTTAGCAAGTTAAATACGTTCCCAGAAGCAATAGACTGTATTGAAGTTTCAAAAGAGGTGTATCAGAAAATTGCTTATCGCGCCACTACTGAAGGTATTATAGCTATTGTTAAAAGTAAATCACATCATTTAGAAAGTATTAGTTTTACCAATAAAAACCCGCTAATATTAATTGCTGAAGCGCCAGAAAAGCCGGGAAACATCGGTGCTATTTTGCGTACAGCTGATGCTGCCAATGTAGATGCCGTAATTATTGCCAATCCTAAAACAGATTTATATAATCCTAACATTGTACGTTCTAGTGTTGGCTGTGTATTTACCAATCAAATTGCAACAGGGACCACAGATGCTATTATTACTTTTTTAAATAAACACAACGTTGCTATTTACAGCGCTATTTTACAAGATGCTGTCGATTACCATAAACAAGATTACAAACAAGCTTCTGCTATTGTTGTCGGCACAGAAGCTGTCGGACTAAGCATCGCTTGGCGAGAAGCTTCTAAACAGAATATTAAAATACCCATGCAAGGTGCTATAGACTCAATGAATGTCTCTGTTGCTGCTGGGATTTTAATTTTTGAAGCTAAACGTCAACGTGATTTTAAATAAAACTTATGACTGCTAATACTCTTTTTTACATCATTATAGCCATTATAATTATCAGTTTTATAATGGATACTATTTTAGATGCGCTTAATGCAAAACATTATAATGATCAATTACCAAAAGACTTACAAGATGTTTATGATGTTGCGGACTATAAAAAATCGCAACATTATAAGACTACAAACTATAAATTCGGGCTGTTAACTTCTGGTTTTTCTTTAATATTAACCTTAGCTTTTTTCTTTCTAGATGGTTTTGCTTTTATCGATCAAATTGCTAGACAACTAACGGATAATTCTATTGTAGTAACATTAATCTTCTTTGGGATAATCGTATTGGGTAGTGATATTTTAACCACGCCATTTTCTTATTACAAAACCTTTGTTATCGAGGAGCAATTTGGATTTAACAAAACATCAAAACAAACCTTTATTTTAGATAAGATAAAAGGTTGGTTTATGACCATTATTGTCGGAGGCGCCATTCTTGCGGCATTAACTTGGTTTTATCAAACTACTGGATCGCAATTCTGGCTATATGCTTGGTTATTAGTGACGCTATTTACAGTAATTGCAAACCTATTTTATTCTAGAATTATTGTTCCTATTTTTAACAAACAAAGTCCATTAGAAGACGGCACTTTACGCACCTCAATCTCTGAATATGCTAAAACTGTAGGTTTTAATTTAGAGAAAATTTTTGTTATTGATGGCTCTAAACGAAGCACAAAAGCTAATGCTTATTTTTCTGGCTTTGGGAGCGAAAAACGGGTCACACTTTACGACACCTTAATAAAAGACTTAGATGAAGACGAAATTGTTGCCGTATTAGCGCACGAGGTTGGTCATTACAAAAAGAAGCATATTGTTTTTAATTTAATAACATCTATTTTACTAACAGGGTTAACCTTATTTATTCTATCATTATTAATAGGAAATCCTTTATTAAGTGATGCATTGGGTGTGTCAACGCCTAGTTTTCATATTGGATTAATTGCTTTCGGAATTTTATATTCGCCTTTATCAGAATTAACAGGTCTATTAATGCATTGGTTTTCGCGTAAATTTG
This portion of the Olleya sp. Bg11-27 genome encodes:
- a CDS encoding DUF6503 family protein, giving the protein MKHLFYTLSLALILFSCKTETKTEAKVEADTTKKMVAVKTKTYPEKLTKVFDAHGGVALWKSMKSLEFTQDKPDGKEVTITDLNNRKALLKSENYAIGFDGQKPWFLNKTGKEFKGYDPKFGYNLMFYFYTMPFILSDDGIKFSDAESLTFEGVTYPGIKISYDNGVGATPEDIYILYYNPETFKMEWLGYTVNFVPGIDTKELHFRRYSDWQEVNGLILPKTITGYGFKDDKPTTPKAPNTFTDVKITKTAPEAAQFVKPEKATFVE
- a CDS encoding M48 family metallopeptidase, yielding MTANTLFYIIIAIIIISFIMDTILDALNAKHYNDQLPKDLQDVYDVADYKKSQHYKTTNYKFGLLTSGFSLILTLAFFFLDGFAFIDQIARQLTDNSIVVTLIFFGIIVLGSDILTTPFSYYKTFVIEEQFGFNKTSKQTFILDKIKGWFMTIIVGGAILAALTWFYQTTGSQFWLYAWLLVTLFTVIANLFYSRIIVPIFNKQSPLEDGTLRTSISEYAKTVGFNLEKIFVIDGSKRSTKANAYFSGFGSEKRVTLYDTLIKDLDEDEIVAVLAHEVGHYKKKHIVFNLITSILLTGLTLFILSLLIGNPLLSDALGVSTPSFHIGLIAFGILYSPLSELTGLLMHWFSRKFEYQADDYAKKTYKAEPLITSLKKLSKNSLSNLTPHPAYVFMHYSHPTLLERIKNLKA
- a CDS encoding GIY-YIG nuclease family protein, with translation MHFYFVYILKCSDNSFYTGITNNLEKRLNEHQSGKNRNSYTYKKRPVDCLFHQQFNDVIQAIYFEKKIKGWTRAKKEALINKDFDLLKILSECRNATHYKYNGI
- a CDS encoding amidohydrolase family protein, translating into MRTLKILILTLCVSAISFAQQTPGDKQTQAITIEGATAHLGNGDVIENALIMFENGTLTFVGSANTKIARQGTVIDAKGKHVYPGFIAPNATLGLVEVDAVRASDDEDEVGAMNPHIRSLIAYNTESKVVESMRPNGVLMAQITPRGGRISGTSSVVQLDAWNWEDAAIKADDAIHLNWPSNYSRGRWWLGESNVLKENKNYAKEIEELTNYFAQSKAYNANKTTPKDLPFEALNGLMDGSKRLFVHVDYEKGITDAINFAKAENIKHLVIVGGYEANNVAALLKQNNIPVLLQRTHSRPKGDDHDYDLPYKLATQLVNSGILVGLENAGDMERMNTRNLPFLAGTTVAHGLTKAQALSLITLNTAKILGVDDTVGSLEVGKDATLFISQGDALDMRTNKLDQAFIQGRTISLETHQTELYKRYSEKYKNK
- a CDS encoding DUF6503 family protein — its product is MKHLFYTLCIGLLFISCKNETKTMTEKASELPKATPVVAKSNYPENISKVFEAHGGIDNWNQMQSVSFTMNKPNGKEVTAVNLKSRQSIITMPDHVLGYDGKTVWLDAKSDEVYKGNPKFYYNLMFYFHTMPFVLADKGINYEDAKPLSFEGVEYPGIKISYDNGVGESSDDEYILYYNPTTFKMEWLAYTVTFNSKAKSEKWSFIKYSNWHTIEGIVLPETLTWYIVEENLPVKKRNDLQFTDVTLSKQALGANTFEKPEAATVVE
- a CDS encoding TrmH family RNA methyltransferase, which translates into the protein MANKQISSTQNQLIKHIVLLKEKSRERKKTGTFIIEGEREIQLALTGQYVIETIFYFPDIYDVSKLNTFPEAIDCIEVSKEVYQKIAYRATTEGIIAIVKSKSHHLESISFTNKNPLILIAEAPEKPGNIGAILRTADAANVDAVIIANPKTDLYNPNIVRSSVGCVFTNQIATGTTDAIITFLNKHNVAIYSAILQDAVDYHKQDYKQASAIVVGTEAVGLSIAWREASKQNIKIPMQGAIDSMNVSVAAGILIFEAKRQRDFK